CTGCGTTATCTCGATAACTGCCAGGCTAACGTTGCCTCATTAATTCAGCGCTGCCAGCAGGCAGAAAAAACCGCCATTCAACTTTTCGGGTCGTTACTCGCCAACGCATTGCAGTTTCCGGGCAGCCAACATGTTTATCTGGTTGACGGCAAACCGGTGCTGACCTTTTGGGGCTTTGTGAACCTTAATAGCTGCGCCCGCGCCGATGTGCTGGATTGCCTGCGCATCACCGAAGAGCACGAGCCGGTGATTGAATTTCTTCCCGAACCGCCGCCTGCAGTACCGCCTGTCGTGGTGCTCAGTGAGCCGGACGAACCGCTTTATACGGTAGCGACGCCCGTCGTTGCCGCGCCGCAAACAGAGGCTCCGCTCCCGGAGATTGCACCCGAAGCGGTACCGGCTAAGAAACCTAAGCGCTGGTTACTCCCGGCTGCAGCCGCGGTTATCGCCTGCATCGCCGCCCCGCTCTCTTATTATCTGGTATCGGCTCCCCACGCCGAACCGTTAGCCCAGCCGGTAGCCGCTGTAAAACCGCAGCCGATTGCGCAGGCGGCCCTTCAGGCAGAGCCGGTGGTGCATGTTTCCACGCTGCCCGTAAGCCAGGTGGCGGTGGTTGAACCGCCCGCCCCACAGCCAGAACCTGCGGCTGTCATCACCCCACCACCGCCTGCGGATATACCGAAAGGCACACTGATTTTACCGGCTGATTCGCTAAAAATCGGCTCGACCAAATTCCTCAACGGCACCTGGCGCGTTGCCATCAACGTTAAAGATTCCATCACCGGCAAGCCGCCTACGCTGCGCTACCAGATAGCCAATAACAAAGGGAGCGTGCGTCTGGTGCATGGCGACAGCATCGTCTGTAAAGC
This genomic window from Buttiauxella gaviniae contains:
- a CDS encoding SrfA family protein → MAKTLLRSGCLDDFLSLGENGQTVFDSALQIRETLRLRKQQAVVDSLAIPQPNDDGDRVDWYAPVEGTVVSWAAANDEQRKKALRYLDNCQANVASLIQRCQQAEKTAIQLFGSLLANALQFPGSQHVYLVDGKPVLTFWGFVNLNSCARADVLDCLRITEEHEPVIEFLPEPPPAVPPVVVLSEPDEPLYTVATPVVAAPQTEAPLPEIAPEAVPAKKPKRWLLPAAAAVIACIAAPLSYYLVSAPHAEPLAQPVAAVKPQPIAQAALQAEPVVHVSTLPVSQVAVVEPPAPQPEPAAVITPPPPADIPKGTLILPADSLKIGSTKFLNGTWRVAINVKDSITGKPPTLRYQIANNKGSVRLVHGDSIVCKAEVFSGLMQSGTLMVKTRGNARCSDGSRYPLPEISCKPGENDVAECSGKYASDTVVPVTFKKVSD